The genomic window CCTTTTGGTGAAAAGGAAGCATACATCACCTTTTCAGATTTTAGAGTATCTACTTTTCTTGTTATCAAATCATATATAAAGTACTTAGACTTTGAGCTGTAGCGGTAAATACCTTCTGTTTCTGTGGCAAACAACACCTTTTTTTCATCCTCAGAAAAAGTATAATTGTTAATGCTAAATTCAATACCTCTAGAATCTAGAATCTTGCGGACTTTTTTTCCAGTTCTAAAGCTGTATTTATTAATTTCTGCTATACTGTCTTTGGTGTCAATCTTACTGTAATAGTCGCCATTATTCATCGACTTAAAACCTTTTACTGATTTTGGATAGAAGTCATAAGTCTTCCATATATTTTCAAGTGTAATGTCTTTCTTTTGTCCAAATACGCAGAGCGGAAGAACAAAAAGGCTAAGTAGATATATTTTTCTCATGAATAACTATTTTAAAAGAATAGCGAATTTACTTATTTTTGCCAAAACAACTTTGATGAATTTCAACAAGATAACCCCTTCTCATTTAGACTATTTCAAAAGCATTTTAGACGAAAATTCTGTTCATTTTGATAGTGAAAGCTTAGAACATTATTCTCATGATGAGACTGAAGATTTAGTGTATTTACCTGAGGTAGTTATTAAACCCTCTACAACGGAAGAAGTCTCAAAGGTTTTGGCTTACTGTAATGCTAATAACATTTCAGTAACTCCTTGTGGAGCTAGAACAGGACTCAGCGGAGGTTCTTTGCCTGTTTGTGGTGGTGTAGCTTTAAGTATGGAAAGGTTTAATAAGATTATTGATATTGATGAACGGAACCTACAAGCTACTGTTGAGCCTGGAGTGATTAATCAAGTTTTTAAGGATGCAGTAAAAGAAAAAGGTCTTTTTTACCCACCAGACCCAGCGAGTAAGGGCAGTAGTTTTTTGGGAGGAAATCTTGCTGAAAACTCAGGAGGTCCCAAAGCTCTTAAATATGGTGTTACAAAGGATTATGTGCTTAACTTAGAAGTTGTGTTATCCTCTGGAGATATTATTTGGACTGGAGCAAATGTTCTTAAAAATTCTACTGGATACAACCTCACTCAATTGATGATTGGAAGTGAAGGGACTCTTGGTGTTATTACAAAGATTGTGTTTAAACTTATTCCTCATCCCACTCAGGATTTAACATTACTAGTGCCATTCCGTTCTGCAGAGAAGGCATGTGAAGCAGTTTCTGCCGTTTTCCGAGCGGGCATTACACCGTCTGCATTGGAATTTATGGAAAGAGAAGCATTAGACTGGACTTTAAAATTTTCAGATGTAAATATTTCTATTGACGATGATGTAGAGGCTCATTTA from Flavobacteriales bacterium includes these protein-coding regions:
- a CDS encoding FAD-binding protein; its protein translation is MNFNKITPSHLDYFKSILDENSVHFDSESLEHYSHDETEDLVYLPEVVIKPSTTEEVSKVLAYCNANNISVTPCGARTGLSGGSLPVCGGVALSMERFNKIIDIDERNLQATVEPGVINQVFKDAVKEKGLFYPPDPASKGSSFLGGNLAENSGGPKALKYGVTKDYVLNLEVVLSSGDIIWTGANVLKNSTGYNLTQLMIGSEGTLGVITKIVFKLIPHPTQDLTLLVPFRSAEKACEAVSAVFRAGITPSALEFMEREALDWTLKFSDVNISIDDDVEAHLLVEVDGNDMDTLFKDCEQITEVMEQFDCGEILFADSSLQKEQLWKMRRAVGEAVKSNSVYKEEDTVVPRAELPKLLKGVKEIGQKHGFNSVCYGHAGDGNLHINIIKGNMTDEAWNNDLHIGIRELFELTVKLGGTISGEHGIGLVQKSYMDIAFTDENLNLQKGIKTLFDPKGILNPKKIFV